One stretch of Dyella jiangningensis DNA includes these proteins:
- the trpE gene encoding anthranilate synthase component I, protein MISRDEFDALAAQGHTRIPLVREVFSDLDTPLSVYLKLADGPYTFLFESVEGGATWGRYSIIGLPAKRVYRLRGHELEVEDAGEVTERRHVADPLGEIEVLRKQYDVPRLPQLPAFSGGLVGYFGFETIGYIEPRLAQWDRADELGTPDVLLMLAEEVAVFDNLKGRLYLIVHADPSQPHAYAEAQRRLDALVYRLRQSGVSYPQLNQSTALDEGDFKSSFTKEEFEAMVERAKEYIRAGDIFQVVPSQRLSVGFNARPVDVYRALRALNPSPYMYFVDLGQTQIVGSSPEILARLKDGKVVVRPLAGTRKRGATDEEDQALEAELLADPKERAEHVMLIDLGRNDIGRISETGSVEVSESFVVERYSHVMHIVSQVQGDVRPDVGYMDVLKATFPAGTLSGAPKIRALEIIQELEPYKRNIYAGAIGWIGWWGDADTAIAIRTAVIQDGRLHVQAGAGIVYDSDPSSEWEETMNKGRALFRAVAQAAKGL, encoded by the coding sequence GTGATTTCCCGCGACGAATTCGACGCACTGGCTGCGCAGGGCCATACCCGCATCCCGCTGGTGCGCGAGGTGTTCTCCGACCTCGACACGCCACTCTCGGTGTACCTGAAACTGGCCGACGGCCCGTACACCTTCCTGTTCGAATCGGTCGAGGGCGGCGCCACCTGGGGACGCTATTCGATCATCGGCCTGCCGGCCAAGCGCGTGTACCGCCTGCGCGGGCACGAGCTGGAAGTGGAGGACGCCGGCGAGGTGACCGAGCGCCGCCACGTCGCCGATCCGCTGGGCGAGATCGAAGTGCTGCGCAAGCAGTACGACGTGCCGCGCCTGCCGCAGCTGCCCGCCTTCAGCGGTGGCCTGGTCGGTTACTTCGGTTTCGAGACCATCGGCTACATCGAGCCGCGCCTGGCGCAGTGGGATCGCGCGGACGAGCTCGGCACGCCCGACGTGCTGCTGATGCTGGCCGAGGAAGTCGCCGTGTTCGACAACCTCAAGGGGCGCCTTTACCTCATCGTGCATGCCGACCCCTCGCAGCCGCACGCCTATGCCGAGGCGCAGCGCCGGCTCGACGCGCTGGTCTATCGTCTGCGCCAGAGCGGCGTTTCGTACCCGCAGCTCAACCAGAGCACGGCGCTGGATGAAGGCGACTTCAAGTCTTCCTTCACCAAGGAGGAGTTCGAGGCGATGGTGGAGCGCGCGAAGGAATACATCCGCGCGGGCGACATCTTTCAGGTTGTGCCTTCGCAGCGCCTGAGCGTGGGCTTCAACGCACGGCCGGTGGATGTGTATCGTGCGCTGCGCGCGCTGAACCCGTCGCCGTACATGTACTTCGTCGATCTCGGGCAGACGCAGATCGTGGGTTCCTCGCCGGAAATCCTGGCGCGTCTCAAGGACGGCAAGGTGGTGGTGCGTCCGCTCGCCGGCACGCGCAAGCGTGGCGCCACCGACGAAGAAGACCAGGCGCTGGAAGCCGAACTGCTGGCCGATCCGAAGGAGCGCGCCGAGCACGTGATGCTGATCGACCTGGGCCGCAACGACATCGGCCGCATCAGCGAGACCGGCAGCGTCGAGGTGAGCGAATCCTTCGTGGTCGAGCGCTATTCGCACGTGATGCACATCGTCTCGCAGGTGCAGGGCGACGTGCGCCCCGATGTCGGCTACATGGACGTGCTCAAGGCCACCTTCCCGGCGGGCACGCTCAGCGGCGCGCCGAAGATCCGCGCGCTGGAAATCATCCAGGAACTCGAACCCTACAAGCGCAACATCTACGCCGGCGCGATCGGCTGGATCGGCTGGTGGGGCGACGCGGACACCGCCATCGCGATCCGCACCGCGGTCATCCAGGATGGACGTCTGCACGTCCAGGCGGGCGCGGGCATCGTGTACGACTCCGATCCCTCCTCCGAGTGGGAGGAGACGATGAACAAGGGCCGCGCGCTGTTCCGCGCCGTGGCGCAGGCTGCGAAGGGCTTGTGA
- a CDS encoding serine hydrolase domain-containing protein codes for MRTFALLLSLLLCATSRAASPDTADIDAMMKAYQGDVPSASLLVIKDGKAVLRKSYGLAVLESHEVATPKTNYRLASVSKQFTAAGILLLSERGKLSLDDRVRRWLPELNAAHDAITIRQLLDHSGGLIDYEDLMPADATDQISDAGVLKLLAAEPRSYFPPGTSYRYSNGGYVLLGLIIERASGQTLPDFLRRNIFQPLGMTHTLLYERGGPEVPHRAYGYSEENGRWTRTDQSPTSATRGDGGIYSSIDDMAKWDAALYDRRLLSDASRTAAFSAQNKVTGEEDVDSYGFGWRIHGDVRWHSGETQGFRNVIIRWPKQHLTVMMLTNRNDPEPYHTALAIGEKFLQR; via the coding sequence ATGCGCACGTTTGCCTTGCTGCTCTCCCTTCTGTTGTGTGCGACCAGCCGTGCCGCGTCGCCGGACACCGCCGATATCGACGCGATGATGAAGGCCTACCAGGGTGACGTGCCGAGCGCGTCGCTGCTGGTGATCAAGGACGGCAAGGCCGTGCTGCGCAAGAGCTACGGCCTGGCCGTGCTCGAATCGCACGAAGTCGCCACGCCGAAGACGAACTATCGGCTTGCTTCGGTGAGCAAGCAGTTCACCGCCGCGGGCATCCTGTTGTTGTCGGAACGCGGCAAGCTCTCGCTCGACGATCGCGTGCGCCGCTGGCTGCCCGAACTCAACGCCGCGCACGACGCGATCACCATCCGCCAGCTGCTGGATCACAGCGGCGGCCTGATCGACTACGAAGACCTGATGCCGGCCGATGCCACCGACCAGATCAGCGACGCCGGCGTGCTGAAACTGCTCGCCGCCGAACCGCGCAGCTACTTTCCACCGGGCACGTCGTATCGCTATAGCAACGGCGGCTACGTACTGCTGGGCCTGATCATCGAACGCGCCTCCGGGCAGACGCTGCCGGACTTCCTGCGCCGGAACATTTTCCAGCCGCTGGGCATGACGCATACGCTGCTCTACGAGCGCGGCGGCCCTGAGGTGCCCCACCGCGCCTACGGCTACAGCGAAGAGAACGGCCGCTGGACACGCACCGACCAGAGCCCCACCAGCGCCACGCGCGGCGACGGCGGCATCTACTCCTCCATCGACGACATGGCCAAGTGGGACGCGGCGCTGTATGACCGCCGCCTGCTGTCCGATGCCTCACGCACCGCGGCTTTCAGCGCACAGAACAAGGTGACTGGCGAAGAAGACGTCGACAGCTACGGCTTCGGCTGGCGCATCCACGGCGACGTGCGCTGGCATTCGGGCGAAACTCAGGGCTTCCGCAACGTGATCATCCGCTGGCCGAAACAGCATCTCACCGTGATGATGCTGACCAATCGCAATGACCCGGAGCCGTATCACACGGCGCTGGCGATTGGGGAAAAGTTCCTGCAGCGCTGA
- a CDS encoding M15 family metallopeptidase, with the protein MNSALRSILVLSALLLGTQAKADGTPALSSAKTADQAGLVDIRSLAPDIAEDIKYAGSDNFVGRPVDGYLAPKCFLLKPAAEALARVERDLHAQHRGLLIFDCYRPARAVAHFVRWAGDLADQRTKPKHYPTLDKSALLGDYIAPVSGHSRGATIDLTMTQCDAHDAHCKPLDMGTSFDYFGTLANTESPQATPTQHAHRELLRAAMEREGFRNYAMEWWHYTLTPEPTPDTIYDVPVQ; encoded by the coding sequence GTGAATAGCGCCCTTCGTTCCATCCTCGTGCTGTCCGCGCTGCTGCTCGGCACGCAAGCGAAGGCAGACGGCACGCCGGCCCTGTCATCCGCAAAGACCGCCGATCAGGCCGGACTGGTGGATATCCGCTCGCTCGCACCCGACATCGCCGAAGACATCAAGTACGCCGGCAGCGACAACTTCGTCGGCAGGCCGGTGGACGGCTATCTCGCACCCAAGTGTTTCCTGCTGAAGCCGGCCGCCGAGGCGTTGGCGCGCGTGGAGCGCGATCTGCACGCGCAGCACCGCGGCCTGCTGATTTTCGACTGCTACCGGCCGGCGCGTGCCGTGGCGCATTTCGTGCGCTGGGCGGGTGACCTCGCCGACCAACGCACCAAGCCCAAGCATTATCCCACCCTGGACAAGAGCGCACTGCTCGGCGACTACATCGCCCCGGTGTCCGGCCACAGCCGCGGCGCCACCATCGATCTCACGATGACGCAGTGCGACGCGCATGACGCGCATTGCAAGCCGCTCGACATGGGCACGTCGTTCGACTACTTCGGCACGCTGGCCAACACCGAGTCGCCGCAGGCCACGCCGACGCAACACGCCCATCGCGAACTGCTGCGCGCCGCGATGGAACGCGAGGGCTTCCGCAACTACGCCATGGAATGGTGGCATTACACCCTGACGCCCGAACCCACGCCCGACACGATCTACGACGTGCCGGTGCAGTGA